The Megalobrama amblycephala isolate DHTTF-2021 linkage group LG20, ASM1881202v1, whole genome shotgun sequence genome includes a window with the following:
- the ch25h gene encoding cholesterol 25-hydroxylase-like protein, with protein sequence MEMFGLQHIWNCIMQYETMLRSPYFPVLFSITVYLSFCLPFVVLDALSPRVPLIRRYKLQQKTNVSWTMIWSCLALSLYNHAVYIFPLSVLHWYWRPVNYPAMAPGVLRVVWDLAACLLLFDFQYFVWHLLHHKVPWLYRTFHKVHHKYTSTFALATEYSGAWETLSLGFFAAVNPMLLGVHPMTEMLFHMLNMWLSVEDHCGYDLPWATHRLVPFGLYGGAPHHDVHHQKFKSNYAPYFTHWDKLFGTLHSE encoded by the coding sequence ATGGAAATGTTTGGACTACAGCACATCTGGAACTGCATTATGCAGTACGAGACCATGCTACGGTCTCCATATTTCCCAGTGCTCTTCTCTATTACAGTCTACCTAAGCTTCTGTCTGCCTTTTGTCGTTCTGGATGCCCTGTCTCCTAGGGTACCACTGATAAGGAGATACAAGCTTCAACAGAAAACCAACGTGTCTTGGACTATGATTTGGAGCTGCCTCGCGCTCTCACTCTACAACCATGCTGTGTACATCTTCCCGCTTAGTGTCCTGCACTGGTACTGGAGACCGGTCAACTACCCGGCGATGGCACCTGGGGTCCTGCGAGTCGTCTGGGACCTTGCAGCCTGCCTGCTTCTCTTTGACTTCCAGTACTTTGTATGGCATCTTCTGCATCACAAAGTACCCTGGCTCTACCGCACTTTCCATAAGGTGCATCACAAGTACACATCCACCTTCGCCCTGGCCACTGAGTACTCAGGGGCTTGGGAGACTCTGTCTCTGGGTTTCTTCGCTGCAGTGAATCCCATGTTGCTGGGGGTTCATCCTATGACAGAGATGCTTTTCCATATGCTGAACATGTGGTTGTCAGTTGAGGACCACTGTGGCTATGACCTGCCATGGGCGACACACAGACTGGTGCCTTTTGGACTGTATGGAGGAGCTCCACACCATGATGTCCACCATCAGAAGTTCAAGTCCAACTACGCTCCATACTTCACTCACTGGGACAAGCTCTTTGGGACACTGCACTCTGAATGA
- the LOC125255444 gene encoding interferon-induced protein with tetratricopeptide repeats 5-like isoform X2, with amino-acid sequence MSMDMEAELGQLECLFTWGVEKSDIRDLSNLPEKLQDRIKFCPQKYHGTYFNLLAFISHLEGKTESALDYLQKAELALKEDKRKKAEFLVTFSSFAWVHYHLQRLNDAEDYLNKVKSICKDITGSSDYSCSLPVVHGEKAWSFLRLGGTFYEQAKESFSKALEAEPDNILFNVGYAIVLYRIDGMSKAVDTGRVTEQLRKALSLEPTNTEIMVLLALKLQRSRRQEAQNLIKEALRLSPDVPQVTRYVAKYFRAEGSIKDSLSVLKRAVELAPNSSFLHHQIGLCHKQQLIQMFEERRPGRRIPAAQKASKVAECIQHFSKAVELKPNNIYAKVNLAEAYGENRQLGEAEKIFSSLIDDKALSESDKQHCHTCYGLFFLYKKKDEDKAVGQFKAAYMIPVNTYERKQAGKKLRLIAERNLNTKKKVREAFEILAFISSEDKLETQAKEYLHRAQQQSSEEELSKNFAKGLKF; translated from the exons ATGAG CATGGACATGGAAGCGGAGCTCGGGCAGCTGGAGTGTCTTTTTACATGGGGTGTAGAAAAATCAGACATAAGGGATTTGAGCAACTTACCAGAAAAACTCCAGGATAGGATAAAATTTTGTCCACAAAAGTATCATGGCACCTATTTCAACCTTCTGGCTTTTATTAGCCACTTGGAGGGTAAAACCGAGAGTGCGCTGGACTACCTTCAAAAGGCTGAATTGGCATTAAAGGAAGACAAACGAAAGAAAGCTGAGTTCTTGGTGACATTCTCCAGCTTTGCATGGGTGCACTATCACTTACAGAGGCTAAATGATGCAGAAGATTACTTGAACAAAGTGAAAAGTATATGCAAAGATATAACAGGTTCATCAGATTACTCCTGTAGCTTGCCCGTAGTACATGGTGAGAAAGCCTGGAGCTTTCTGAGACTTGGAGGAACATTCTATGAGCAAGCAAAAGAGAGTTTCTCTAAGGCTCTTGAGGCAGAACCAGACAACATTTTGTTTAATGTGGGCTACGCAATAGTGCTTTACAGGATAGATGGCATGAGCAAAGCAGTAGACACTGGAAGAGTCACCGAACAGCTTAGAAAAGCTCTCAGCCTAGAGCCCACAAACACTGAGATCATGGTACTTTTGGCTCTGAAACTCCAGAGGTCAAGGAGACAGGAAGCCCAGAACCTTATAAAAGAGGCCCTCAGGTTGTCTCCTGATGTTCCACAAGTAACCAGATATGTGGCCAAATACTTCAGAGCAGAGGGCTCCATTAAAGATTCACTGTCTGTCCTCAAGAGGGCAGTAGAGCTTGCGCCAAACTCCTCCTTTCTGCACCATCAAATTGGCCTTTGCCATAAACAACAGCTTATTCAGATGTTTGAGGAGAGGAGGCCTGGGAGACGTATTCCTGCTGCTCAAAAAGCCTCTAAAGTGGCTGAATGTATCCAACACTTCTCAAAGGCTGTAGAGCTGAAGCCTAACAATATTTATGCCAAAGTGAATTTAGCTGAGGCCTATGGGGAGAACCGGCAACTTGGCGAAGCAGAGAAGATCTTTAGCAGCCTGATAGACGACAAAGCTCTCAGTGAGTCCGATAAGCAGCACTGCCACACATGCTATGGTTTGTTCTTCCTTTACAAGAAAAAGGATGAAGACAAAGCAGTCGGTCAGTTCAAGGCTGCATATATGATTCCAGTCAACACCTATGAAAGGAAACAAGCTGGTAAGAAGCTCAGACTGATTGCGGAGAGGAATCTCAACACTAAGAAGAAAGTCAGAGAAGCATTCGAGATTTTGGCCTTCATATCTTCTGAAGACAAGCTGGAGACTCAAGCAAAGGAGTATCTTCATAGAGCCCAGCAGCAATCCTCTGAGGAGGAGCTGTCAAAAAACTTTGCTAAGGGACTgaaattttaa
- the LOC125255444 gene encoding interferon-induced protein with tetratricopeptide repeats 5-like isoform X1 translates to MTSNMSTEPDRTLRTKLHQLECHFTWALLKDDIDLNDVINRLEEQIKEQILGKKEVLARTYSALAYIQFLLGFHEEAHNNLMISVELHIECHRDEFHKTLIVTYGNIAWLNYHMKNYTECEIYLKKLQKINETFSKEFSSVPEVLGEKGWTFLKFSRKYYDRAKECFRKALELEPDEGEWNAGYAIALYRTEYETLESNSEDSPTIMQLRRAIDKNPDDDVLKVLLSLRLVVYKRYREAESLVEMALERSPDHPHVIRYIGKFFRNQGSVDRSITLLKRALEHSPNSSFIHHQLALCYKQKKIQIQQEQSHHSKGSRVQQIRDQCIYHLEKATSLMISFISAMSDLALMYGENHNMSRAEELFLVTFKTAEEKNDNLHVVNFYYAEFQLYCHKCEPLAIKHYTECLKMSPKSVEGKRSAKSLRKIAEKRIRRNSQEGEAYGILGFLHKENGEKRQAIECYEKALSYEDNDEFLSNLSALRLSLQ, encoded by the exons ATGACATCTAACATGAG tacggAACCTGACAGAACTTTGAGAACAAAACTTCACCAGCTGGAATGCCACTTCACCTGGGCTCTATTAAAAGATGATATAGATCTAAATGATGTTATCAACAGGCTGGAAGAACAGATTAAAGAACAGATTCTTGGAAAGAAAGAAGTACTTGCCCGAACTTACAGTGCTTTGGCATATATCCAGTTCCTTCTGGGGTTTCACGAGGAGGCACATAACAACCTCATGATATCCGTGGAGCTCCACATTGAATGCCATAGGGATGAATTTCATAAGACTCTTATTGTCACATATGGAAACATTGCCTGGTTAAACTATCACATGAAAAACTACACAGAGTGTGAAATTTACCTGAAGAAGCTCCAGAAGATAAACGAAACATTTTCAAAAGAGTTTTCATCTGTTCCGGAGGTGCTTGGTGAGAAGGGATGGACTTTTCTTAAATTCTCACGCAAATATTACGACAGAGccaaagaatgtttcaggaaggCTTTAGAACTGGAACCAGATGAAGGTGAATGGAACGCTGGTTATGCCATTGCTCTGTATCGTACTGAATACGAGACTTTGGAGTCCAATTCGGAGGATTCGCCTACAATCATGCAACTGAGAAGGGCCATTGACAAGAATCCAGATGATGATGTTCTCAAGGTCCTCTTAAGTTTGCGATTGGTTGTTTACAAGAGGTACAGAGAAGCTGAAAGCTTGGTAGAGATGGCTTTAGAAAGATCTCCAGATCACCCACATGTCATTCGATATATTGGGAAATTCTTCAGGAATCAAGGGTCTGTGGACAGGTCAATCACTCTGTTGAAGCGAGCTCTTGAACACTCACCCAATTCAAGTTTCATACACCATCAGTTGGCTCTCTGCTATAAGCAGAAGAAAATCCAAATTCAGCAAGAACAAAGTCACCATTCCAAGGGGTCAAGAGTTCAACAGATTCGTGATCAGTGCATCTACCATTTAGAAAAGGCTACCAGCCTGATGATCTCCTTTATTTCTGCAATGAGCGATCTAGCACTGATGTACGGAGAGAACCACAACATGTCTCGGGCTGAGGAGCTGTTTCTGGTCACATTCAAAACAGCTGAAGAGAAAAATGACAATTTGCATGTGGTCAATTTTTATTACGCTGAATTCCAGCTTTACTGCCACAAATGTGAGCCGTTAGCTATCAAACACTACACAGAATGTCTGAAGATGAGCCCGAAATCAGTCGAAGGGAAGAGAAGTGCCAAAAGTTTGAGGAAGATCGCTGAGAAACGGATTCGGAGAAACTCGCAGGAAGGGGAGGCTTATGGGATACTAGGGTTCCTTCATAAGGAAAATGGAGAGAAACGTCAAGCCATTGAGTGTTATGAGAAAGCTCTGAGTTATGAAGACAACGATGAGTTCCTCAGTAACCTTAGTGCACTCAGGCTGTCCTTACAGTAA
- the ifit11 gene encoding interferon-induced protein with tetratricopeptide repeats 11, whose translation MSETEMSSIQDSLQPKLDQLECHFTWDIKKDDLVLTDILKRLEEQVKLGLGREQGVARTHCSLGYVKFLLEHKDEALTHLVKSETLIKENLGDNCDKTLIVTYGNFAWINYHMKNYSDCESYLMKLQKIKETFPTEFSSFPEVLGEKGWAYLKFSRKYYDRAVEVFQKAVELDPENSEWNAGYATALYRIETSTRTESCTVDSPAIKQLRQALDINPDDNTLRVLLGLKLSLCSKMLMNESEKLMETALNGSPEDPHVIRYVGKFFRNQGSVDKSIELLKKALERSPNSGFIHHQLAMCYKTKKINLQKEKRQDRGNRTEVNYARNQCIYYLEKATSLKASFIIAMCELALQYGERGELSKADKLFGRTFETAREKNDCVHVVHYYYAEFQQYSKRCVDLAIKHYKKSFTMNPHSSEGEGSAKKLMIIAQRSIKVNPDDWKANEILGLIYQLKGEKYGDTKSYAPTSDNEEDDEYHSNLSECLKGCTING comes from the exons ATGTCGGAGACAGAGATGAG TTCGATCCAGGACAGTTTACAACCAAAACTGGATCAGCTGGAGTGTCACTTTACTTGGGACATTAAAAAAGATGATCTAGTCTTAACAGATATTCTCAAGAGGCTTGAGGAGCAGGTCAAGCTGGGTCTAGGGCGGGAGCAAGGAGTTGCACGAACTCACTGCTCTTTAGGATATGTGAAATTCCTTCTTGAGCACAAAGACGAGGCCCTTACACACCTGGTGAAATCTGAGACACTCATTAAAGAAAACCTCGGTGACAACTGTGACAAGACTCTAATTGTCACCTATGGAAATTTTGCCTGGATAAACTACCACATGAAGAACTACTCAGACTGTGAAAGTTACCTGATGAAGCTTCAGAAGATAAAAGAAACATTTCCAACTGAGTTTTCATCTTTTCCAGAGGTCCTTGGTGAGAAAGGATGGGCCTATCTTAAATTCTCTCGCAAATATTATGACAGAGCCGTAGAAGTTTTCCAGAAGGCTGTGGAATTGGATCCAGAAAATAGCGAGTGGAACGCTGGTTATGCCACAGCTCTGTATCGCATTGAAACTAGTACCCGCACTGAGTCTTGCACTGTGGATTCACCTGCGATCAAACAGCTGAGACAGGCCCTTGACATCAACCCAGATGATAATACCTTAAGAGTTCTTCTAGGACTTAAACTTTCGTTATGTTCCAAAATGTTGATGAATGAGTCTGAGAAACTAATGGAGACAGCTCTAAATGGCTCTCCAGAAGATCCACATGTCATAAGGTATGTTGGGAAATTCTTCAGGAATCAAGGATCTGTCGACAAGTCTATTGAACTGCTGAAGAAAGCACTTGAAAGATCACCAAACTCAGGTTTCATACATCATCAGTTGGCAATGTGCTACAAGACCAAGAAAATAAATTTACAGAAAGAAAAACGACAAGACAGAGGTAACAGAACTGAGGTAAACTATGCACGAAATCAGTGCATCTACTACTTAGAAAAGGCAACTTCTCTGAAAGCTTCCTTTATCATTGCCATGTGTGAGCTTGCACTTCAATACGGCGAGAGAGGTGAACTGTCCAAAGCAGACAAACTGTTTGGCAGAACATTTGAGACAGCTAGAGAGAAAAATGATTGTGTGCATGTAGTACATTATTACTATGCTGAGTTCCAGCAGTACAGTAAGAGGTGTGTGGACTTGGCAATCAAGCACTACAAAAAGAGTTTCACAATGAATCCACACTCTAGTGAGGGGGAAGGAAGTGCAAAGAAACTGATGATCATTGCCCAGAGAAGTATCAAGGTTAACCCAGATGATTGGAAGGCCAATGAAATACTGGGATTAATTTATCAATTGAAAGGGGAAAAATATGGGGACACCAAGAGCTATGCACCCACTTCAGACAATGAAGAGGATGATGAATACCATAGTAATCTTAGTGAGTGCCTTAAAGGATGCACAATTAATGGTTAA